The Musa acuminata AAA Group cultivar baxijiao chromosome BXJ3-6, Cavendish_Baxijiao_AAA, whole genome shotgun sequence region TGATGCCATATCTAAATCAACTCAACTGTTCACCACCCTTGTCCTTATTACTGGGCTCCATATTAAGTCCCTTCTCACAAGCAATGATGATCAGTGGTCCCttctaattatataaaaaaaatggatCGAGGCATATTTGAGAAAAGGACCAAAGCTTCAAATAATTGGTTCAGAGATTCATAATTGTTTAAAGTGGTAAAGAATTATATGTTCCTATAGTTGGAATTGAAGTTGGTTATGAATTTTAGGCATCTAGAATTTTGTTATTAGGGATCGGAAAAAGAATTTCttattcatttattgcttgcatGCACAAAAGAGGCATTGTTGTGTAATGGAATAAGTCCAGCTTTGCACTCATATTTGCCATCACAGCTGAAATAGCTGTTGAGAGAAAAAACGAAGAGGCCCCCTAGATTATAGAAGTTGAACTCCTATTGGTCTCACTGACCATAAAGAAAACCACAAAATACATTGAAACTTGTAAGGACATAGGTACAAGGTCCAAAGCAGGAATGCTGGTTTTGTAATCAAAATTACCAAGGGAACAACACCATCTCCTGCAGGTTCTCCTGATCCCTATACTGATTTTGATTGGCCAATCTGAGTCGGATAAATTGGGGCCCAAAACCATCATATTCTTCAAAGAACCATCAGGCTAGGCCAAAATCGTCAGTCTTGGCTTGATCTTGACTTATTTCCAGCTAATTGCAACCGACTCCAGACATTCACCCcattggtttctcttgatttggtTGCACCCTTCCACTAGTGACGATAAAGGATGTAGTCAAGTTTCAACTGGCTTAAGTTGATTTGGCTTATCTCCTATTTGTTTTGATAAATCTAGAAAATCCTGGCTTATTTAAAATGTTGGATGACCTACTTTATTCCTGAATGGATTTTTGTTCATTTCAGAAGGAAAGAAATCGGCCATATGATTCAGTCGATCTGGGTTGTTTCTGGTCAATCACAAACATAGTCCATCCCATGAAACTTGCACAACATACAAATGAAGAGCCTTGTTTTCTCTTGTTTCATGTAGCAGTTGCCTTAGGGCAAGTTGAAGAGGCCTAAGAAGGAGGGGGAAAAAACAAAAAACTATATCCCCACAATCATTGAATAAATCTTTGAAGGTAGATGAAGAAGAGAAAATGGGCATTGAGGCTTCAGAACGAAAGATACTGCCAAAAagactgaaaggtgatgttctttAGGATTAGTTTTGGGCCACCTTAGGCTACGAGTTCGTTGCACACTCATACTTTTCCTGGTATAACTAATATTTAATAGTGTTGGTTATCATTTTAGAATTAGATTTGGGCCACCTTAGGCTAAAAGTTGGTGGAAAATATACGTACCTTTAACAGAAGCAGTGAACTTATCTGGTGCCTTTTCCGATTAACAGAATTCTGTTGCATCAGTGGAACTATTTCCATTTAATTAACATTTCATATTGAAACAAACTTTTGCTAAATAGTCAAATAAGTCAGGACCAAATTGCTAAAAAGTTGAAGTTGAAATATTTTTCCTGCAGTTGCGTGTCTCTTGTATAGTCGACTCTACTTTTTGTAGTTGGTAATATGGCAAGCAATGCAGTTTTCTGTTACTCCTTTTGGAATTATGTTTACTGAActgttattttagttttgatgtcGTTGATATGTTTATTTGTGGATCCCTGAATCTTCTTTATTATGGTGTTATCTGCAGGGTTGGGATAAATTCTTCCTGGTACTTTCTTTTCATACGAAGTACTCTGCTTAACCAAGAGATTAGTACTTCAATAAAGATGAATTCATCCAACAAAGGTCTTTATGGCAGTAAGGATTTGAAGTTGGGTTCATTGAACATGGCTAACTCATTAAACCCCAATGCGGCAGAATTTGTTCCTTCAGCTCTTAAATACGCCTATGGGACCGCTAAAAGCTCAGGTGCAGCAAAGCTTGATCTTCCAGGATCTTCTGAAAAAGTAGTCTTAGATCGATCAGAGTCTGATATCTCAAATAATTCGGATGATGAGGTACACAAGTTCTGGCAACATCAACTTCCAGACGACATCACTCCTGACTTTGAAATCGTAGGACAAGAAGAGCTGCATGAACCTGGACATCTTACACTTGCAGGTTTGTCAATTCACGATGGTGTTGAGCAATCAAAATTTTCAACGTCAATGACTGACCAGATATTGGATAtgcggcaagatctttcttctctttcaacTGACAATATCAACTTGAGTGGAAAGATGAGATCTCCTGGATCCATCTATTCCAGAGAACAATCACTGGTTGCGTCCATGACTTCGGCTGCTGATATATGGGGTAAACCTATGATAAATGGTGAACAGCAAGGGGAGGGGCATCAGTGGGATAGAGATTATAATGCTGGTCCAGTGGATAATTTGATAGATGACAATGTGTTTCTTGAGAACTCAATCACAGATCCAATAGAATTCTTGTCATCACAATTTCCTGGGTTTGCTGCTCAGAGCCTCGCAGATGTTTATTATGGGAATGGATGTGATTTGGACTTGACCATTGAGATTCTGACTCAGCTTGAGGTATCTTGCTTCCATTTAcacattatttttagataaattgttGATGTCTTAGGTCTATTTGGAACCATGATGGTCCATGGTGTGCTGTATTATTCAATGCATAGAAGAATGTTCTTTAATGTCTTCCTAAAGCTAACAAATCCAAATAGCTAGTTAGAGTCTTCTGGAAGATTTCTGGATTTGACATAGGTGTTACCTCTTTGAGTGTTTCCCTGTTGCTGTTAGAAGCAAAAACATCAAGTGTTGCATTGATAAATATGGTTGTCTCCGTTTATTGTTTGACATTGTATTTTGCTAGGAAGGCATAGTAGAGATAGCTTGACTGTGAAGAAAGTCATTCTATGCACCTTTTTAACATCAAAGTGATGTTGAAGTTTGTTCATCTTTTCTTCCATCACGGAAAcagtctctttaaatatttaaaggtaaagtTATGTACATTGGCCCTCCCGAGATCCCGCATTGACGGGAGCCTCGTGTACTGGGTACACCCTTTATTTGTACCTCTATTATTTGTAGTATTACTACATGCGATGCTTATTACAAAATGATGACAAGGTGACCGTTTGCAAATATCTTTCTAGGTGATTCATTTGAACTGCTTCTATATTCTGAGCTaatgttgattttttttaccTCGCATAAGGAGTTGTACAGTAGATAATATCATAATAGTTCTTAATTTTTTTGCTTTGCGTCACTTGTAAAGGCTTTACCAAGCCGTACAAGATTTTTGTTGACGGTTTTACCTGAAAGGAAAATATATCATGGGCGATGCAATGTTTTCTAGTTGCATAGTGCCTCGAAGTTGTGTAGTTATATCTTCTGGTCTACTTCGGTAGGTTGTTTGGGGGCTTGACAGTGACATTTTTGTGTTGTAGCTTCAGGTTGATGCTGGTTTTGGTCAGAAGCTTAATTCACAGTCCTTGGCCACTCCAAACTTTAGCCCATTGGATTTTCCTGCTCTTCCGGTAGCAGACACTCTGAATGGATTGTCAAAGTATTCCGGAGAAGAAGCTCATAATGGTTCTAATATGTATAGATATCCTTCTGGTATATCAAGAGGCGATATTGATTTTGCTTCAACTGTTAGGAAGCTAGCCTCACAGAATTCTGGTCACTGGAGGTATGAGAGAAACGGTTCGGCTGATGGTGCTGCTGGTTCAAGTAAAAATTCCCAGCTGTTATCCAACTCATACAATGGTAATAATAAGATGGTTTTTGGAGATAGGTGGCATGGATCACGTGTATCTCGGTCATCTCCTGTTTGGCTTGAGACTGGGGAAGCAGTGGGTAATATTTTTAGGATAGCTTCTTTACGATTGATCACCATTTTTCATGAATCTCCACTGGATTTAaggtaaggtttttttttttgttcgttTGAGATTACAGCTAATATTTATTCAGAGTCAAGGGAAGAAGCTCGTGATTTTGCACGCCTTCGAAACACATGCTTTGAACAGGTAGATGGCTCCTTTTAATTGTGCTTTTAGTGCATGAGGTTCAAGACATTGTTCACAAATGATTTATAAGGTTGTTGTTATTGGCTGATCGTCGACTTGCATAGAGTTTGATATTCTTATATGCTTTGTACCTGATAATAAAATACAATGCATGTTCCAGCTTTAGTAGACAGAATAGTTGGCTGTGGTGGCCTAAGGACATCAGAAAATCGAGGTTACATGCTAGAGGTACCTGGATATCCCTTTGTTGGTTTGGGGCATGCAGCCGCTCCGGGGTAGCAATCGTGATTGTGTTTAATGTTTTCAGAAGGACCATTATATTAAGTTCTCTTTGTAGCAAATTACTTTTTCTTATGGTcttgttatgattttttttttcattttttgaaTCTTAAAATGGAAAACTAGTGCCAGATGGAATATGGTAGTATTAATTTCTTTTTCTAAATTTCAAGTGATGTTTCTTAAAGTAAACTTCAGATGGTATTGTATTGTGTTTCTGAAAAATAGGAGAAACCAAGTGAAAGAGGATCTTTGGAGTTTAGAAAACTTGGCACCTGTAATATTCCTGGAATCAGTTAACACACATCAAAGTCGAGTTAACAATATGGTAAAATAAGGTGAAAATAATTGAAACATCATACCAATGGATTTAAAATGAACTTGCAAATAATAGATGAGTGTCACATTTTTTATATGTTGGATTATTGAAGTGTAACGATTGTGTTCGAAACATGGTCATTTTGAAGCTAAGATGAACATGTTGAGGAAGGACACAGACACACTAAAATCAAAGCAAATAGCATGTGCACTGAACCTAGATGGTTGAAACATGCTCACATCGAGGATAAGGATGTGATAGTGTTGAAGCATGTTGTGTACTTTCTCAGGATTACTGGCTTGAGTGGGAAGATTAGATTTGTTTTTATGGTTCTAAATGTTTCCTGTTTGGCTCTTGCTATGATGAAATAACATCTAGTTTTATGTGAAGGAATTATGAATTACATGTATTTAGATGGGAATTTTAGCTGTGTTATTTGAACTAATAAGTCCTCTTTATGGATTATTATTACCAGGCAAGACTAGCCTATTTGATTGGAAACAAGGCTCTAGCCAAGGAACTGAGTATGAAGGGTCAGTTGTACAGCATTCAGATGAAAGCAGCTCATGAAAAAGCTAAAGAAACAATTTACCGAAAAAGGTTGGACGCTTATCACTCGTGCATCCTAGTTTCtaacaacaacacacacacaaattaTAATTCATGCATAGTTTTTCTTCAATTGTTAAAAGTGTTAGTAGTTGTATTGCCCCTTGACTGACTTGAAATGTTGTCTGTGCCTGGGCTAAATAGATGATGTCTTTGAATAGTTCCTCTTGTTACTATCACCACTCCTGCAACCCAAACAACAACCACCACTCTTGAACTCGCTGTAACCTTTGTAAATAAAAGCACCACtggtaatagttttttttttgtgtttttgccaTGTAATTTTCCAGGAACCCACAGTCTCGTGAGATGCAGGGCTACAGCCGGGGGCAAGATCATCTGATTGATCTCCATGGTCTTCATGTGACTGAAGCTAAACATGTTCTAGATCATGAGCTGAGACTTCTGAGAAGCACAGCAAGGGCCACCGGGCAGAGGCTGCAGGTGATGGTGTGTGTTGGGACTGGCCACCATACCAAGGGCACTCGAACTCCCGCCAGGCTCCCTGCGGCAGTCGAGCAGTACCTGCTCGACGAAGGCCTTGACTACACCCACCACCAACCGGGTCTGTTCCGTGTCGTCATATATTGACTGACACCTTGTAGATCGGAGAGAAGAAAATTAAGGCAAAAAAAAATATACATGTATGGAAAGAAGAGAAAGTAGACCACACTCTGATTCTTGTACCGTgtatagagagaaagagagagagtcaTCTGTCTGGGTACAACGGTAGTGTAACATTATCAATGCTGGACGTTTTGTAGGTTTATCTGCGGGCGGAATTCCGCGTACCTTCTTTTGCCAGAGTATGAACTTATAGATTAGTTAATTACTCTGAGAATCTTTTGTGGACACTTTTTGATTTGGTGTTCTGGAAAGTCTATTAGTTAACTCATTAGACATTCGTCAACACTTAATTCTGGAGTGGAGAAAAAACAAAATCGTGTCCGCTTGAAAGGCGTTGCAGCACCACAGTTTTACATTTTTGGTTTTGCGGAAACCAAAGTATTATCCAAGTTAAAGACGACTCCCACAATCGAAACTGAATCAAAGCAGCGGTAATACGATTTTGCCATCAATCCCGTTCACTGATTGCTGTCAGGTGTTCATCAATCTCCTCTGTCGACAACACTCTGAAAACTGTATCTTCTTTCCTCACAACTCCCACCTGGTGAATGACCCAAACGTTAACCATATCGGACAAGTACATTTATGTTAATAATGGCTATCAACTTTCGATTGAGGCTAATTTTGTCCAACCATTCAAAAACATTTCAAGTCGAGAGATTTTACCTCTATCTCCGTAGCTTTAAAATCCTCCTGAAGAACTGATTGCAGAGCAGATATTGCGATCTGCAAGAATAAAGTCAACAAGTCAGGCAAATCATGTAACCTACTATCATCAATTCATACACGACAAACACTAGCCTACGTTCATTAATCACCTAGTCAAAAGTACATCTTATCTATGCAAAATAACAGACATTCTAAACAAAAATCACCTAGTCAAAGTACATCTTATCTACGCAAACACGACAAAGAAGTTGAAATTGGAAGCCATGAAGTTCATGAGAACAATTTTTAGACAACCGATGGACAATTCTGAGATAGGCAACTGATGTTTACTGCATACTGACTGAAACCTCAGATTTTTACCTGCACAGTTTCCTCGTATGAGAATGCAGGatcattcttcattttcttttccaaaaagTTGATTGCTTCTTGCTCTTTCAGGCCTGCACTTGTGGCCTGGAAACAGTAGTATTTCAATTACTACCATGATTGTAACTACACACTTGAAGGCAAAATTCCAATCACACAAGTAGCCTTCTTTTTTACAAGGACTGCTTATCTTCTGCACTTAGTCATAGCCTTGCCAGTCATGAAATTAGGTTAAATATAGTTGCAGTCAACAGATATCAAGCTTATACAAAACAGAAGGATCTATAGAACCAATTCACAACTTAATATGTCAATTGAACAGAGTAAGGAAAAATGCATTGACATGAGTCATATCAATAAAAATGTTGTAAAAAGAAATAAGCTAATGCAACAATGTAATATCAGTTGTCAACAGCCACATATAAATACAATGTTGGCTTGCATCTCGAATAAAGGGAATTAAAAAAGATCAGTTCCTTAATGGATTTTGTGACCTCTATAATAAGAGTTTATTAGATCttgtagaaaaaaaatattatttgaggGTCAAGAATCAGCAAAAGCCTCAGACTCCCACCAGACTCCCACCAGATTTTGTATCAGCCACCTTATTTTACACAAGATTCAAAACTCACTACACAACAATTGAGCTATATGATTATAGATGTTTCAGTAAATATTTCATTGCCATATCTAACATGATTTCcagaaaataaatgaaaattctcTGAACGAAAAGAAAAAAGGACACACCTACACCATCTCGTGCTTGCAATTTTTCCTAAGATAGGAAATAACAGGAATTCATGAAAATAATTGTTTGAGTTTGTTACCATAGAAATTAACAAAATTAACACAATCAGCATAAAGACACGATAACAACAAGacctttttttaagaaaaatggtcATAAAAAAATCTGTCATGGTTATGCTAAGTCTATAAATAGACACGAATAAAATAAACAGGCATAACTGTAAAACATTTTAAAATAAATGCACAAACTGGCACTAATCATATTTCATCTTCAAATTAGTTCCAGACTCGGTAAGCATTCATATCCATCTTTAGTAAATATCCAAAGACTGCTGAaataaaaaacaagaaaaagatgcACTACGATGTATCACATACCTTGTGACCAAAGAAATGCCCAGCTGGGTCACATTTAAAGAGCTGAGGTCCTTTCTCTTCGTCAATACCCAAGATCATAGCAACTTCACAATAAAATTTGTAGTGGTATGAGAACAAAAGAAAAGGGGATGTATAGAAGCCAAGAGTTGGTGATCTCAGGTATTTTCAGAAACTAACCTATTCCAAGGGGTCTCATATAGGCATGTTGGGTGTAAATCTGTGATTTATCTGCTATCCTGTATGTACGTACAAGAAGAATATAGGTCATAAGACtacaaatataaaaaattcatCAAGAGAAATAACGAAAGCATTCCAGAGCAGAGGAAGAAAAAAACccgaaatataataaaaaaataattgactAAAATATTGGTGACAGACAAATCACAGACTGTTGAAAAGAAAAACCAGAGGATAGATATAAACTTCAGAATAACAAGAAAATGACAGGtagtcaataaaagctattaaccAACAAGCTACAATTCCAATTTGATTATCAATTTATAGATTCAAGtaataatcaaattattttaagaaAGTAATGAAACTGAACCTTGACCTGGAGTGCCATGAAATTTATGCCGAACTTGGCATGCTATCATTTGACAGAAGAGGGATATTCAAGCCATGGTTCGTTTTACCGGTCCGTACCCATGTACCGACCAATTGTTGGTACAATATATACCGAGCATATCAACACATAGTACATAGGAGCATACCGATGTATCATCCATACCAATCCCTTCTCAAACCGATACGTACCAAGCGGAATGCCACGGTACGACAAACCTTGATTCAAGCCAGCCTTAAGGACTAATAGGACAGTAAGTTAAGATGATGTTTCTCCATATGCATTAAGGTCTTACATCAAAGAAGTAAACCTTTAACATCCTTGTTAACTTAGGAAGCCTAGAGAGAGAGGGTTGGAACAGGTAGGAAGGTTAAATTGTAAGCGGAATATTCTAAGCTAagcttttcttttcctcttttgataagcaacaaAAGTCAGATATTATGAGTTTACCACAAATGATATAGCATATTGAAAAGAACTAAGGTTATGTTTTTGCAGAACATTAATCTTCTGATCAACCATTTTCAATTTTGAAGTTCTACCATACTTGCAATGATCCCAATCGAAAGCAATTTATCAAACCTAAACGAACTGCTAGCAAATGATTCTAATCCAAAGTTAGATATTTTAATTACATTGAACACTTGATTTAGTAGGAACTGCTTGTTCACCAATTACAGTGTGCACAAATGGCTACATGTAGTTATACAAATTCTAACTTTACCCCCAGATGAACCAACTATGGATGAGCAATGgactaaatctttacatagataAGGAACATCCAACACAAAAGCCCAACCATCATCAAAAGCTTCACCCCATAAAAACTAACTCGTGGACTTCTTTCAGGAGTCAGAAGCCTAGCTAGCAGATCCATGATTCTACAATTGAATGTCAGATTCCTGAATCTAAGAAATCTCCATGACACATTAATTACCAACAATAATAACTGCCGACAATGATTTTGCCTGTTGTTTCCACCCGCAACATAGAGGACAATCCCATTTTACGTAAATATCATgcaagcatgaagcaaaatactTTCACCATGATAGATGTGAATCAATTTATCAGATGTCTTGCTACAAATATTAGGAACTATAATAATCCCCAAGGAAAAATGGACATCGTCATTTGTAATAGATAAAGCCCACTGGGGCAAGTAATAACAATTATGGAATGATAACTGCAAGTATTACAATGTGGATGTCACTGTTCTAAAGCATATGTAATTGGAGAGTCTCgtcaatatcttaggaaaaacacAATTTAATTGGAAAATTTTGGTAGATATAACTAGAATGTTCATAAATTGACTTCGCACAATGTTATAGAGATTGATTTcattctttttaaaaaatataagcaaGAATTGAATGACCATACCATTTGGCTAATACATCTACAGGCATCTCATATCCCCATTTAAAACGAAATTCGGCTGCTTCATTTCTTGCTTGTTGGACTAAAGAtcttgcatcagctacaacaacaATGACATAATTAAAACTTATCATATTGAATGATACAAATATTAACCAGCAAATTGTAGGTAAACTTATCATCTCAATCCAAAATAATAGGAGTACCATATAAATCAAATCTTCTAATATAAGAAATCAACAGATAATTTTCCAATCTTTTTTTCTAAGGAAAGAAAGGCATTTGTTTGAACTAAAATATGGTCCTTGTGAGTTAGTTTAAccaaaaaatataattcaaaGTAATATATTATGGTAGCTTTTGTTTCAGAAAACATATCAAGTTCTCAGTTTCAATACAAAAACTGTTAATGATCAATCTGACCTAAGTTACTCATTTGACTTATTGGTTTATTCACACTGACCATGGAACTAATGACTCTTAGAAACATCTTTTATTCTCACATCTAGAAAAAAGCATCAGATATGAACTATTATGAAGCACCCTGGAAAAAAAAAGTCCAGTTACACAGAACAAGTTCGGTTCCAGCTACTGACCTGGCCCGTCTAACATACACTTCAAGCTCGGCATGAATTCTATCTCCATATGAACTCTCATCATTTTCAGCAAACTATACTatagaattaaatttttttcagtcCCTTTTCTTCTTCAAACTTCTCCCACATGAATGTAATAGTTCATGCCCAATCAACCATCAGAAGATGGTGGCAAACAGGAAGTGTCTATGTTCATCACCGATTTGAAATGTGTTACAAAACAAAGATTTCGCATGAGGTGATAATCTCCTAGATTTGGAGCTATATAAGTGCTTCAGAATCCTCAGACAACCAAACGCATCCGCACATAGACTCGAGCAACATAAACGCCTACAAAAAGAACCAAGATATATAGAAAACCTGTTATCCCAGTCGCTAACAGTCCGAGGTACTTCGTGATGGGAAAGAGATGCGTGACACTGGTCTGATCCAAAAGCTTGTCCTGCATTAGTTTTCCCACAACAAGAACAAAGATTAATACCGTAATACAAAGGGAAGATCGCATCCACGACGGTGTTAAAGATCGAGGTAACCAGACACTCACGGGAACCTTCTTCTGAGTGACAACACATACGGAATCCTTCCCTCTGACCCCAATCGACGTGATCCCGGACGCCTTCACGGCCTTGAACGCATATTCTGCCCCAATCAAGAAAAAACATGGTTCAAGAACAACGATCAAAACCCTAGAACCCGTTTGCTCGTCCGCTGCAACGCCAGGACAAGAAGAATCCGACCTCCAGAATCCAGGAACTCAAGATCACGCCCTTATGGTGGGAATCAAGAACCCTAGGGCTTACCGACTTGGTAGAGACGGCCCTCGGGGGAGAAGATCGTGATGTGACGATCGTAGCCGGCTCCGGTTCCGCGACTCATGGCGCTGTACCAACTCTCTCTTCGGTCGGATGCTAGGGTTTGCTCCGAGCCTTCGTGCCAAGACTAGGTTTACACTGGCGTGCCGAGAGATGCCGAGCGCCGATGAGGGGAAGAAGGCTAGATAAATGCTTGCGCCGCAAGCAAGAAGTGGTTTCTTGCTATTACGTCCCCCGATAATTCATTTATTTTAGTATGGAAATACTTATTTTACAATTTAATCCCtgtattatgttttttttatcaaaCTTGAACTCGATTTCTCATGTTTAGGTCCTTTGACCAAACGATTGGGTGTTGACCCCGTTTAATCAACATTTTCATTGATCTCAAGACTAACATATTTAAGTTTATATTTCATTGATCTCAAAATTTTCCAATCAGCCTCAACTTGATAAAAATTGAATAATTTCACAAATGCACCAAATATAATGGTAAAAGATCAAAATCTGAGTCATGCTGAAAGCATTTAGTACATTTGTTATATCTAATAGTTGAATATATaaagtaatttttaaaaataaaaaaaaaattaacatatcATTATGAGCTTAATTAACAAAGAAGGCTTTGATTTTATTATCCTTTGATCAATTTGGAGTAATTAAATTTAGAATTGACTTGCGCTAAGATTTTTTGATCTTGTTTGAGAGTATCGGGATGTAGTGTCTAACTTAAGactaatattatataattttttaacgtGATCTTTTCGATATTCAAGTGAGTTAGGTGATGGTAAAAGAAAGAAAGGTCAGACGTTAATAATCACGTCTTGATTTATCTTTTATGATTATGAGAAACTATTCGAAAAAATTTTCTTCAGATTTAACTGACATTGTCAAATTATCGATTAAGATGTTTTATTCAAACTTTTTCTCATACCAGCTTTAAATATAGATAAAAAGATTTTATCTTAACTAGATTTAAATGGGGTAGATAAGGgttaataatcaaaataaaagtGTCTCTATTTAACAGAAGTTTCATGgataattttcttttccttcctaaaTAAATAGTTCAATGCAAACCCATTTTGATCTCATCCTTTCTATCGTCCATTTCTTTTATACATATATCCCAacctttatatttatgtataaaaaTCATTCACATATACTTTTGGTAACATCCAAAGAACTCAAGTGACTT contains the following coding sequences:
- the LOC103987567 gene encoding polyadenylate-binding protein-interacting protein 7 isoform X2, whose protein sequence is MNSSNKGLYGSKDLKLGSLNMANSLNPNAAEFVPSALKYAYGTAKSSGAAKLDLPGSSEKVVLDRSESDISNNSDDEVHKFWQHQLPDDITPDFEIVGQEELHEPGHLTLAGLSIHDGVEQSKFSTSMTDQILDMRQDLSSLSTDNINLSGKMRSPGSIYSREQSLVASMTSAADIWGKPMINGEQQGEGHQWDRDYNAGPVDNLIDDNVFLENSITDPIEFLSSQFPGFAAQSLADVYYGNGCDLDLTIEILTQLEVDAGFGQKLNSQSLATPNFSPLDFPALPVADTLNGLSKYSGEEAHNGSNMYRYPSGISRGDIDFASTVRKLASQNSGHWRYERNGSADGAAGSSKNSQLLSNSYNGNNKMVFGDRWHGSRVSRSSPVWLETGEAVANIYSESREEARDFARLRNTCFEQARLAYLIGNKALAKELSMKGQLYSIQMKAAHEKAKETIYRKRNPQSREMQGYSRGQDHLIDLHGLHVTEAKHVLDHELRLLRSTARATGQRLQVMVCVGTGHHTKGTRTPARLPAAVEQYLLDEGLDYTHHQPGLFRVVIY
- the LOC135640235 gene encoding proteasome subunit alpha type-6-like isoform X1, whose amino-acid sequence is MSRGTGAGYDRHITIFSPEGRLYQVEYAFKAVKASGITSIGVRGKDSVCVVTQKKVPVSVWLPRSLTPSWMRSSLCITVLIFVLVVGKLMQDKLLDQTSVTHLFPITKYLGLLATGITADARSLVQQARNEAAEFRFKWGYEMPVDVLAKWIADKSQIYTQHAYMRPLGIVAMILGIDEEKGPQLFKCDPAGHFFGHKATSAGLKEQEAINFLEKKMKNDPAFSYEETVQIAISALQSVLQEDFKATEIEVGVVRKEDTVFRVLSTEEIDEHLTAISERD
- the LOC135640235 gene encoding proteasome subunit alpha type-6-like isoform X2; protein product: MSRGTGAGYDRHITIFSPEGRLYQVEYAFKAVKASGITSIGVRGKDSVCVVTQKKVPDKLLDQTSVTHLFPITKYLGLLATGITADARSLVQQARNEAAEFRFKWGYEMPVDVLAKWIADKSQIYTQHAYMRPLGIVAMILGIDEEKGPQLFKCDPAGHFFGHKATSAGLKEQEAINFLEKKMKNDPAFSYEETVQIAISALQSVLQEDFKATEIEVGVVRKEDTVFRVLSTEEIDEHLTAISERD
- the LOC103987567 gene encoding polyadenylate-binding protein-interacting protein 7 isoform X1, whose amino-acid sequence is MNSSNKGLYGSKDLKLGSLNMANSLNPNAAEFVPSALKYAYGTAKSSGAAKLDLPGSSEKVVLDRSESDISNNSDDEVHKFWQHQLPDDITPDFEIVGQEELHEPGHLTLAGLSIHDGVEQSKFSTSMTDQILDMRQDLSSLSTDNINLSGKMRSPGSIYSREQSLVASMTSAADIWGKPMINGEQQGEGHQWDRDYNAGPVDNLIDDNVFLENSITDPIEFLSSQFPGFAAQSLADVYYGNGCDLDLTIEILTQLELQVDAGFGQKLNSQSLATPNFSPLDFPALPVADTLNGLSKYSGEEAHNGSNMYRYPSGISRGDIDFASTVRKLASQNSGHWRYERNGSADGAAGSSKNSQLLSNSYNGNNKMVFGDRWHGSRVSRSSPVWLETGEAVANIYSESREEARDFARLRNTCFEQARLAYLIGNKALAKELSMKGQLYSIQMKAAHEKAKETIYRKRNPQSREMQGYSRGQDHLIDLHGLHVTEAKHVLDHELRLLRSTARATGQRLQVMVCVGTGHHTKGTRTPARLPAAVEQYLLDEGLDYTHHQPGLFRVVIY